Proteins from one Syngnathoides biaculeatus isolate LvHL_M chromosome 8, ASM1980259v1, whole genome shotgun sequence genomic window:
- the LOC133505361 gene encoding olfactory marker protein-like yields the protein MEQTEATSGEVELQFQEDAALTEKMRLRVSSLQRSGRKREDGERLLLPHEAVYRLDFRERDLRFRRWDVTLGGRGRVTVTGISQHWTPDLTHLMSRQLLEPVGAFWRGAEDPEGAPARRMEADVQELGERIAALAEVRKVMYFLLAFEDGARPAELRCSLAVAARR from the exons ATGGAGCAGACGGAAGCGACGTCCGGCGAGGTGGAGCTGCAATTTCAGGAGGACGCGGCGCTGACCGAG AAGATGCGCCTGCGGGTGTCGTCGCTTCAGCGCTCGGGCCGCAAGCGCGAGGACGGCGAGCGTCTGCTGCTGCCCCACGAGGCCGTCTACCGGCTGGACTTCCGGGAGCGCGACCTGCGCTTCCGCCGCTGGGACGTGACCCTGGGCGGGCGCGGGCGGGTCACCGTCACGGGCATCTCGCAGCACTGGACGCCCGACCTCACCCACCTGATGTCGCGCCAGCTGCTGGAGCCCGTCGGCGCATTCTGGCGCGGCGCCGAGGACCCCGAGGGCGCGCCGGCGCGGCGGATGGAGGCCGACGTGCAGGAGCTGGGCGAGAGGATCGCCGCGCTGGCCGAGGTCCGCAAGGTCATGTACTTCCTGTTGGCCTTCGAGGACGGCGCCCGGCCGGCCGAGCTGCGATGCTCGCTGGCCGTCGCCGCCCGCCGCTGA
- the LOC133505352 gene encoding solute carrier family 35 member F2-like isoform X1 translates to MSLHAVLARIREASTRRLFRTLALGQVLAALVCGTALTSQYLSSVYHVDAPMLQSVLHYALLGAAYTPALLCRTGSDSVFRAGRGRWLQYALVGLADVEANYAVVAAYRYTTLTSVQLLDCFVIPVVMFLSWWLLKTRYRPVHFAAVGVCLLGVGAMVGADLLAGRDQGSASDVLLGDGLVLLSAALYGVSNVWQEYAVKNRSRLEFLGMLGLFGSVISTAQMLVLELRQVSAIRWRWQAALLLGVFACCMLALYSLMPVVVKESSAAAVNLSMMTADVFSVFCGVFIFRYDFSVLYVVSLALILVGFVTFNAVPAPAPAVEPPPSTEEADAPKQEVASESQEAQQRKNTCVVDSTPL, encoded by the exons ATGTCTCTGCACGCGGTTCTGGCCCGCATCAGGGAGGCGTCCACGCG GCGTCTGTTCCGGACCTTGGCGCTGGGTCAGGTCCTGGCGGCGCTGGTGTGCGGCACGGCGCTGACGTCGCAGTATCTGAGCTCCGTGTACCACGTGGACGCGCCGATGCTCCAGAGCGTCCTGCACTACGCGCTGCTCGGCGCCGCCTACACGCCGGCGCTGCTCTGCAGGACAG GTTCCGACAGCGTTTTCCGGGCGGGCCGCGGGCGCTGGCTGCAGTACGCGCTGGTGGGCCTGGCGGACGTGGAGGCCAACTACGCCGTGGTGGCGGCGTACCGCTACACGACGCTGACCAGCGTGCAG CTTCTGGACTGCTTCGTGATCCCGGTGGTGATGTTCCTGTCCTGGTGGCTCCTGAAGACGCGGTACCGTCCCGTCCACTTCGCGGCAGTCGGCGTCTGCCTGCTGGGAGTCGGCGCCATGGTGGGCGCCGACCTGCTGGCCGGGCGGGACCAGGGCTCCG CCTCCGACGTCCTCCTGGGCGACGGCCTGGTTCTCCTCAGCGCCGCCCTCTACGGCGTGTCCAACGTGTGGCAGGAGTACGCCGTCAAGAACCGAAGCCGCCTGGAGTTCCTCGGCATGCTGGGACTCTTCGGGAGCGTCATAAGCACCGCGCAAAT GTTGGTCCTGGAGCTTCGGCAGGTCTCCGCCATCCGGTGGAGATGGCAAGCGG CGCTGCTGTTGGGGGTCTTCGCCTGCTGCATGCTGGCCTTGTACAGCCTGATGCCCGTCGTGGTCAAGGAGAGCAGCGCCGCCGCCGTCAACCTGTCCATGATGACCGCCGACGTCTTCAGCGTCTTCTGCGGGGTCTTCATCTTCCGCTACGAC TTCTCAGTTCTGTACGTGGTGTCGCTGGCGCTCATCTTGGTCGGCTTCGTCACCTTCAACGCCGTACCCGCGCCCGCGCCCGCCGTCGAGCCCCCCCCGTCGACCGAGGAGGCCGACGCacccaaacaggaagtggcgtcCGAGTCGCAGGAAGCGCAGCAGAGGAAGAACACTTGTGTTGTTGACTCCACTCCATTATGA
- the LOC133505352 gene encoding solute carrier family 35 member F2-like isoform X2 has product MSLHAVLARIREASTRRLFRTLALGQVLAALVCGTALTSQYLSSVYHVDAPMLQSVLHYALLGAAYTPALLCRTGSDSVFRAGRGRWLQYALVGLADVEANYAVVAAYRYTTLTSVQLLDCFVIPVVMFLSWWLLKTRYRPVHFAAVGVCLLGVGAMVGADLLAGRDQGSASDVLLGDGLVLLSAALYGVSNVWQEYAVKNRSRLEFLGMLGLFGSVISTAQMLVLELRQVSAIRWRWQAALLLGVFACCMLALYSLMPVVVKESSAAAVNLSMMTADVFSVFCGVFIFRYDSWFRTRCLL; this is encoded by the exons ATGTCTCTGCACGCGGTTCTGGCCCGCATCAGGGAGGCGTCCACGCG GCGTCTGTTCCGGACCTTGGCGCTGGGTCAGGTCCTGGCGGCGCTGGTGTGCGGCACGGCGCTGACGTCGCAGTATCTGAGCTCCGTGTACCACGTGGACGCGCCGATGCTCCAGAGCGTCCTGCACTACGCGCTGCTCGGCGCCGCCTACACGCCGGCGCTGCTCTGCAGGACAG GTTCCGACAGCGTTTTCCGGGCGGGCCGCGGGCGCTGGCTGCAGTACGCGCTGGTGGGCCTGGCGGACGTGGAGGCCAACTACGCCGTGGTGGCGGCGTACCGCTACACGACGCTGACCAGCGTGCAG CTTCTGGACTGCTTCGTGATCCCGGTGGTGATGTTCCTGTCCTGGTGGCTCCTGAAGACGCGGTACCGTCCCGTCCACTTCGCGGCAGTCGGCGTCTGCCTGCTGGGAGTCGGCGCCATGGTGGGCGCCGACCTGCTGGCCGGGCGGGACCAGGGCTCCG CCTCCGACGTCCTCCTGGGCGACGGCCTGGTTCTCCTCAGCGCCGCCCTCTACGGCGTGTCCAACGTGTGGCAGGAGTACGCCGTCAAGAACCGAAGCCGCCTGGAGTTCCTCGGCATGCTGGGACTCTTCGGGAGCGTCATAAGCACCGCGCAAAT GTTGGTCCTGGAGCTTCGGCAGGTCTCCGCCATCCGGTGGAGATGGCAAGCGG CGCTGCTGTTGGGGGTCTTCGCCTGCTGCATGCTGGCCTTGTACAGCCTGATGCCCGTCGTGGTCAAGGAGAGCAGCGCCGCCGCCGTCAACCTGTCCATGATGACCGCCGACGTCTTCAGCGTCTTCTGCGGGGTCTTCATCTTCCGCTACGAC TCCTGGTTTAGAACCCGATGCCTACTTTGA
- the spint2 gene encoding kunitz-type protease inhibitor 2: MSVKSPTLRCALWLFCAGLVASCDWKQADVADTRLDPSSLEAGARFLSPRLDAADPAACREACCSHLECQLALVESPVDGPPRCLLVSCSVGSRDVCVLTPASHGLVAGWKRPPVAVYLADTSEGFRNGSGDAICLQPAKVGPCRASFPKFYYDSVNRTCRGFIYGGCEANGNNFDTREDCEAACGGVTGSVLPEESSAAPPAGPVKSVRMLQPFAEPRALSADDVVEQKMIPADEYSERCEAEPAAGPCRAAFRHWYYDSRLRQCKMFIYGGCGGNKNNYDSQKSCLDACHVSVVPAPKKLLPSDSPSEEECLSPPDAGLCRAAFPKFYYDGATDSCQSFVYGGCGGNRNRFDSAEDCRTRCAGAADGSFAGRDKTRSRWTAGFFVLLTLAAVCTVLVSALVVTMLRRVRLTRSASIVSDKEELLPDVRSSLESLRVPDSPVTADKA; the protein is encoded by the exons ATGAGCGTTAAGAGCCCGACCCTCAGGTGCGCTTTGTGGCTGTTCTGCGCCGGTTTGGTCGCGTCGTGCGACTGGAAGCAGGCGGACGTCGCCGACACGAGGCTGGACCCGAGCTCGCTGGAGGCCGGCGCTCGGTTCCTGTCTCCGAGGCTCGACGCGGCCGATCCGGCGGCCTGCCGGGAGGCCTGCTGCTCGCATCTGGAATGCCAGCTGGCCTTGGTGGAGTCTCCTGTGGACGGTCCGCCGCGGTGCCTCCTGGTGAGCTGCTCGGTCGGCTCCCGCGACGTGTGCGTCCTGACCCCCGCCTCCCACGGCCTGGTGGCCGGCTGGAAGAGGCCGCCGGTCGCCGTGTACCTGGCGGACACCTCGGAAGGTTTCAGAAACGGCAGCGGCGACG CGATCTGTCTGCAGCCGGCGAAGGTGGGCCCGTGCCGCGCCTCCTTCCCCAAATTCTACTACGACTCGGTCAACCGGACGTGCCGCGGTTTCATCTACGGCGGCTGCGAGGCCAACGGCAACAACTTCGACACCCGCGAAGACTGCGAGGCCGCCTGTGGCGGGGTCACAg GTTCCGTTCTTCCCGAGGAGTCGTCAGCGGCGCCACCCGCCGGTCCTGTCAAATCTGTTCGAATGCTGCAACCCTTCGCCGAACCAC GAGCGCTGAGTGCCGACGATGTCGTTGAGCAAAAAA TGATCCCCGCCGACGAGTATTCTG AGCGCTGCGAGGCGGAGCCGGCGGCGGGTCCGTGCAGGGCGGCGTTCCGCCACTGGTACTACGACAGTCGGCTGCGCCAATGCAAGATGTTCATCTACGGCGGTTGCGGAGGCAACAAGAACAACTACGACAGCCAAAAGAGCTGCTTGGACGCGTGCCACG TGAGCGTTGTTCCCGCCCCCAAGAAACTCCTCCCATCGGATTCGCCGTCAG AAGAAGAATGCTTGTCGCCTCCTGACGCGGGTCTTTGCCGCGCCGCCTTCCCCAAGTTCTACTACGACGGGGCCACCGACAGCTGTCAGTCGTTCGTTTACGGGGGTTGCGGCGGCAACCGGAACCGATTCGACAGCGCCGAGGACTGCCGGACCCGATGCGCCGGCGCCGCAGACG GTTCATTTGCGGGCCGGGACAAGACACGCAGTCGCTGGACCGCAG GCTTCTTTGTTCTCCTGACCCTGGCGGCCGTTTGTACCGTGCTGGTGTCCGCCCTGGTGGTGACCATGCTGCGGCGCGTGCGCCTCACCCGCAGCGCCTCCATCGTCAG CGACAAGGAGGAACTTCTCCCGGACGTGCGCTCGTCTCTGGAGTCTCTGCGGGTCCCGGACTCGCCCGTCACCGCGGACAAAGCCTGA
- the ppp1r14ab gene encoding protein phosphatase 1, regulatory (inhibitor) subunit 14Ab translates to MAANRVGRRVNKVCGHRSPNRARGAGLQRRQQARVTVKYNRKELQRRLDVEKWIDCGLDQLYAGREEEDMPEELNIDDLLDLKTDAERTRRLQEILQSCRSNTEVFIGDLLAKLHGLQKQEELRNDGVDLPQLHIYPVARPGSGDGDAPH, encoded by the exons ATGGCGGCGAACCGGGTGGGGCGGCGGGTCAACAAGGTGTGCGGCCACCGGTCGCCCAACCGGGCCCGCGGCGCCGGCCTGCAGCGGCGCCAGCAGGCCCGAGTCACCGTCAAGTACAACCGCAAGGAGCTCCAGCGGAGGCTGGACGTGGAGAAGTGGATCGACTGCGGCCTGGACCAGCTCTACGCGGGCCGG gaggaggaggacatgcCCGAGGAGCTGAACATCGACGACCTTCTGGACCTGAAGACGGACGCCGAGAGGACGCGCAGACTGCAG GAGATCCTCCAGTCGTGCCGCAGCAACACAGAG GTTTTCATCGGCGACCTGCTGGCCAAACTCCACGGCCTGCAGAAGCAGGAGGAGCTGCGCAACGACGGCGTCGACCTGCCGCAGCTCCACATCTACCCCGTCGCCCGCCCGGGGTCGGGCGACGGGGACGCGCCGCACTGA